Proteins encoded in a region of the Clostridium beijerinckii genome:
- a CDS encoding class I SAM-dependent methyltransferase encodes MKLVKFLIEYFKSPRTIGAVAPSSEKLAEKMVGDIDFKNSEVIIEYGPGTGVFTDKLVKRKKKETLLMLFEYNEEFCRQLEEKYKGEDDIIIINDSAENVDKHLAKYNLSRVDYVVSGLPFASLPKSVSNKILRQTRNILKRNGLFITFQYTLLKKEFITGYFKKINIERVVFNFPPAYVLKCINS; translated from the coding sequence ATGAAGCTAGTAAAATTTTTAATTGAATATTTTAAATCACCTAGAACTATAGGGGCTGTAGCGCCTAGTTCAGAGAAACTTGCAGAGAAAATGGTAGGAGACATAGATTTTAAAAATTCTGAGGTTATAATTGAGTACGGACCAGGGACAGGAGTTTTTACGGACAAGCTGGTAAAAAGAAAAAAGAAAGAGACATTATTAATGTTATTTGAATATAATGAAGAATTTTGCAGACAATTAGAAGAAAAATATAAAGGAGAAGATGATATTATAATAATAAATGATTCTGCTGAAAATGTTGATAAACATTTAGCAAAATATAATCTTAGCAGAGTGGACTATGTTGTATCAGGGTTGCCTTTTGCCAGTCTTCCTAAATCTGTTTCAAATAAAATTTTAAGACAAACTAGAAATATATTAAAAAGAAATGGATTATTTATAACATTTCAATATACTCTCTTAAAAAAAGAATTTATTACTGGATATTTTAAAAAGATAAATATAGAAAGAGTTGTATTTAATTTCCCGCCAGCCTATGTTTTGAAATGTATAAATTCCTAG
- a CDS encoding IS701 family transposase — translation MSHRSILAEKSKINQFLFELGFFLYFYKPVLKHIEQFIKGSIQKGYKGTVTDIVLLSLANCHRTTFGKFLSEGKWNIDYAWKGIKKFVVKTIVENTSSNTPIFAIYDDTISEKTKPSSKAENTIQKASFHHSHLKGKQVYGHQLLTTMLSNGKKVLPYSISCYEKGVKSKIEMVCEIVAKLPSPKGKAYGLCDSWFTNKDVINAHFKKGYHLIGALKTNRVIYPKGVSIQVKDFAQYIEKNDVCLVTVNNSKYLTYRYEGNLNGIDNAVVLFCWPENAFKKDKALHAFLCTDTELSTKTILEYYSKRWPIEIFFKQTKNNLGLNSYQVRSPKSIDRILVLISVTYIFCSIQEDAKDSFSKGLIICRNNVKKDNIQWIYDCAKSNIPIETVLKTMKVA, via the coding sequence ATGTCTCATAGAAGTATTTTAGCAGAAAAATCAAAAATTAACCAGTTTTTATTTGAACTTGGATTTTTCTTGTACTTCTATAAACCTGTGTTAAAGCATATCGAGCAATTTATAAAAGGTTCTATACAAAAGGGGTATAAAGGAACTGTAACTGATATCGTCCTGTTAAGCCTTGCTAATTGTCATAGAACTACTTTCGGTAAATTTTTAAGCGAAGGCAAATGGAATATTGATTATGCTTGGAAAGGCATAAAGAAGTTTGTTGTAAAAACAATTGTTGAAAATACATCGTCTAATACTCCTATATTTGCGATTTATGATGACACTATTTCTGAAAAAACTAAGCCCTCGTCAAAGGCTGAAAATACAATTCAAAAAGCAAGTTTTCATCATTCTCATTTAAAAGGTAAACAAGTATATGGACATCAATTACTTACTACTATGCTTTCCAATGGTAAAAAAGTTTTGCCGTATTCTATTTCATGTTATGAAAAAGGTGTAAAAAGTAAAATAGAAATGGTTTGTGAAATAGTAGCTAAGCTTCCTTCGCCTAAAGGCAAAGCCTACGGTCTCTGCGACTCGTGGTTCACTAATAAGGATGTTATAAATGCTCATTTCAAAAAAGGTTATCATCTTATTGGTGCACTAAAAACCAACAGAGTTATCTATCCCAAGGGAGTTAGTATTCAAGTTAAGGATTTTGCTCAATATATTGAAAAGAATGATGTTTGCCTTGTTACAGTAAACAATTCTAAATATTTGACTTATCGTTATGAAGGAAACCTCAATGGCATAGATAATGCAGTAGTTTTGTTTTGCTGGCCTGAAAATGCATTTAAGAAAGATAAAGCATTACACGCATTCTTATGCACAGACACTGAACTTAGCACTAAAACAATCCTTGAATATTATAGCAAACGTTGGCCCATAGAAATATTCTTTAAACAAACAAAGAATAATCTTGGATTAAACTCTTACCAAGTAAGGTCGCCTAAATCTATCGATAGAATCTTAGTTTTAATTTCTGTGACTTACATTTTCTGTTCAATTCAAGAAGATGCTAAAGATTCTTTTAGTAAAGGCTTAATAATTTGCAGAAATAATGTTAAAAAAGATAATATTCAATGGATTTATGATTGTGCTAAAAGCAATATTCCTATTGAAACTGTTTTAAAAACCATGAAAGTTGCTTAG